One window of the Microvirga mediterraneensis genome contains the following:
- a CDS encoding HlyD family type I secretion periplasmic adaptor subunit produces the protein MTEFEDDLAANSSSMRRLMRWFVLSSFIVFFGIGGWSVAAKVDSAVVTGGTFAVQSSAQAVQHLEGGVIGAILVKDGDLVQEGQVLVRLDAAKVTADASILERKLIDLTAQKARLEAENLDRTTITRTESPFSSRQMESALRAAFASEESLMNERRFTRQNQLSQQQERKIQVERQIDGFNERYKALKEELAQVTAELADQRMLDSKGLIRRPVLRQTEREVSRLKGEMGDMEAKVAGAHSQLTEIEFKIAELTRNARSEVLKQLQAVTAGLAETEEQLAAARDRLQRLDIRAPRTGLVHELAVHTIGGIVGPGQKLMSIIPNDEPLIVNAKIRPDEVEQVHVDQRASIRISAFKLPTPLELEGWVTNVSPDQVVSSQSGQAYFTVKIAIVPGERSKLEGKELTPGLPAEVLIRGDARRIITYLTQPLTDRLAVAFRE, from the coding sequence ATGACCGAGTTCGAAGACGACCTCGCCGCCAATTCATCCTCCATGCGCCGGCTGATGCGCTGGTTCGTCCTGAGTTCGTTCATCGTGTTCTTCGGGATCGGGGGCTGGTCGGTCGCCGCCAAGGTCGACAGCGCGGTGGTGACGGGAGGCACCTTCGCGGTGCAGTCGAGCGCCCAGGCCGTTCAGCACCTGGAAGGCGGCGTCATCGGGGCCATCCTGGTCAAGGACGGCGACCTCGTGCAGGAGGGGCAGGTCCTCGTCCGTCTCGATGCCGCGAAGGTCACGGCGGATGCGAGCATCCTCGAGCGCAAGCTGATCGACCTGACGGCCCAGAAGGCCCGCCTCGAGGCCGAGAACCTGGATCGTACGACGATCACGCGCACCGAAAGCCCGTTCTCGTCCAGGCAGATGGAGAGCGCCCTGCGGGCGGCTTTCGCCTCCGAGGAGAGCCTGATGAACGAGCGGCGCTTCACGCGGCAGAACCAGCTCTCGCAGCAGCAGGAGCGCAAGATTCAGGTCGAACGGCAGATCGACGGGTTCAACGAACGATACAAGGCGCTCAAGGAAGAACTCGCCCAGGTGACGGCGGAGCTCGCCGACCAGCGGATGCTCGACAGCAAGGGACTGATCCGGCGCCCGGTGCTGCGCCAGACCGAGCGCGAGGTCAGCCGCCTGAAGGGCGAGATGGGCGATATGGAGGCCAAAGTCGCAGGCGCACACTCCCAGCTCACGGAGATCGAGTTCAAGATCGCCGAGCTGACCCGGAATGCGCGATCCGAGGTTCTGAAGCAGCTCCAGGCTGTCACGGCCGGTCTCGCGGAGACGGAAGAACAGCTCGCCGCCGCGCGGGACCGCCTCCAGCGGCTCGACATCCGGGCGCCGCGGACGGGGCTGGTCCACGAGCTCGCGGTCCACACGATCGGCGGCATCGTCGGTCCGGGCCAGAAACTCATGTCGATCATCCCGAACGACGAACCGCTGATCGTGAATGCGAAGATCCGGCCCGACGAGGTGGAGCAGGTTCATGTCGACCAACGGGCGAGCATCCGCATCAGCGCCTTCAAGCTGCCGACGCCGCTGGAACTCGAGGGTTGGGTGACGAACGTCTCACCGGACCAGGTGGTCAGCAGTCAATCCGGACAGGCCTATTTCACCGTCAAGATCGCGATCGTCCCGGGAGAGCGGAGCAAGCTGGAGGGAAAGGAGCTCACGCCCGGGCTCCCGGCGGAGGTCCTGATCCGTGGCGACGCGCGGCGCATCATCACCTACCTGACGCAGCCGCTGACCGACCGGCTTGCGGTTGCCTTCCGCGAATGA
- a CDS encoding adenylate/guanylate cyclase domain-containing protein: MMDNPAPDAPQPAGKRVRRLRAVFAADMANFGGLVSVDETNTLDALWATRRIAREELAAHGGWLFGMPGDGIFALFESAVDAVRCALDTQARLAAMTKFDAVRMRIGIHLGDVLFHDDLPFGETLVIAARLESLAEPGGILVSAAVMEAVAPRISATFGERGVFDLKHSPRRITTFSVSMPPAADMNATVSRVEPLDRTVLSVAAARTEEWGSSASPPRPASEARTVSLPKAAPLVVPSRPLDEASEPAHEVSPEDPRSPASVDPAAFEACLAEIAHALTTYLGPVAGLLVKRHAANLTDLATLIEDLAREIPVRDERLQFLSRAQQLVARRRH, encoded by the coding sequence ATGATGGACAATCCGGCACCCGATGCTCCGCAGCCTGCAGGCAAGCGTGTCCGACGTCTCCGGGCGGTCTTCGCAGCCGACATGGCGAATTTTGGCGGCTTGGTTTCCGTCGACGAGACCAACACCCTCGACGCGTTGTGGGCGACGCGTCGCATCGCCCGTGAAGAGCTCGCGGCCCATGGCGGCTGGCTCTTCGGCATGCCGGGAGACGGCATCTTCGCATTGTTCGAGAGCGCCGTCGATGCGGTCCGCTGCGCTCTCGACACGCAGGCGCGCCTCGCGGCCATGACGAAGTTCGACGCGGTGCGCATGCGGATCGGCATCCATCTCGGCGACGTCCTGTTCCATGACGATCTACCGTTCGGCGAGACGCTCGTCATCGCGGCCCGGCTGGAGAGCCTCGCCGAGCCCGGCGGGATCCTTGTCTCGGCCGCCGTCATGGAAGCCGTGGCGCCCCGCATTTCCGCGACCTTCGGCGAGCGCGGCGTGTTCGACCTCAAGCACAGCCCGCGCAGGATCACGACCTTCAGCGTGTCGATGCCTCCGGCTGCCGACATGAACGCGACCGTGAGCAGGGTCGAACCCCTCGACCGGACCGTTCTGTCGGTGGCTGCCGCGAGAACCGAAGAGTGGGGCAGCTCCGCCTCGCCTCCCCGGCCCGCTTCGGAGGCACGAACGGTATCGCTGCCGAAGGCCGCGCCCCTGGTCGTTCCCTCGCGCCCTTTGGATGAGGCCTCGGAGCCTGCCCATGAGGTTTCCCCGGAGGACCCGCGCTCCCCGGCGTCGGTGGATCCCGCCGCCTTCGAGGCTTGTCTTGCCGAGATTGCCCATGCCCTGACGACCTATCTCGGCCCCGTCGCCGGTTTGCTCGTCAAGCGGCATGCCGCGAACCTGACGGATCTCGCGACGCTCATCGAGGATCTTGCCCGCGAGATCCCGGTGCGGGATGAACGCCTGCAATTCCTGAGCCGCGCGCAACAGCTCGTGGCGCGGCGGCGCCATTGA
- a CDS encoding type I secretion system permease/ATPase, translating into MKTSAEVQLRTALRTLKRPLIGISAISCLGNILMLTGPMFMMLVYNKVLSSKSLPTLAALTLLALLLYGFYGLLEGLRGKLMARVGITFDHRLAPTLFEATLKLPLHFGPHARNHDPLQDLAAIRNYLMGPGPVALLDLPWMPIYFAILLIVNPILFLAAAGGALFLVLLSLVNEWATKGTVKVATQAHAATMTLLLDARRNSEAAAAMSMGDDLCKRWGSGYVNSISHARDLADHASVFGAISKTVRHVLQSAMLALGAYLVIEAQMSPGAMIASSVILARALAPIDQVIGNWRSTSAAWQALRRLRTLTAKLPKAAQQQHGMPRPRHALSVRDIAIVPPGAAVATVSGVSFEIEAGDALGIIGPSGCGKSTLVRALVGAWPTARGEVRFDNALISQYSPDALADAIGHLPQSIELFDGTIAENIARFRKDATSEQVIEAARMAGVHDMILAFPMGYDTPVGEGGATLSGGQRQRIGLARALFGNPFLVVLDEPNSNLDPLGEQSLNDAIQHMRQAGKIVVIVAHRPSAIFAANKILSVRGGRAEMFGPKEQVLAALFPRIGQPHKPSPAPGVQSGAAQAAPAPIPQTEPDAPAAATVTNLDATRAQRANGHVS; encoded by the coding sequence ATGAAGACCAGCGCCGAAGTTCAGCTTCGTACCGCTCTTCGTACCCTGAAGAGGCCGCTGATCGGCATCAGCGCCATCAGCTGCCTTGGCAACATCCTGATGCTCACCGGCCCCATGTTCATGATGCTGGTCTACAACAAGGTCCTGTCGAGCAAGAGCCTTCCCACCCTGGCGGCGCTCACCCTGCTGGCCCTCCTGCTCTACGGCTTCTACGGCCTGCTGGAAGGGCTTCGCGGCAAGCTCATGGCCCGGGTCGGCATCACGTTCGATCACCGGCTGGCTCCGACCCTCTTCGAGGCGACCCTGAAATTGCCGCTCCATTTCGGACCGCATGCGCGCAATCATGACCCGCTTCAGGACCTGGCGGCTATCCGCAACTACCTGATGGGTCCCGGCCCGGTCGCCCTCCTCGATCTGCCCTGGATGCCGATCTATTTCGCGATCCTGCTGATCGTGAACCCGATCCTGTTCCTGGCCGCCGCGGGCGGCGCCCTTTTTCTCGTGCTCCTCAGCCTCGTCAACGAATGGGCGACCAAGGGCACGGTCAAGGTTGCCACGCAGGCGCATGCGGCGACCATGACCCTTCTCCTGGATGCAAGGCGCAACTCCGAGGCAGCCGCCGCCATGAGCATGGGGGACGATCTCTGCAAGCGCTGGGGCAGCGGATACGTGAACTCGATCTCGCACGCCCGCGATCTCGCGGACCACGCCAGCGTCTTCGGCGCGATCTCCAAGACGGTCCGCCATGTCCTGCAATCGGCCATGCTCGCCCTCGGGGCCTATCTGGTCATCGAAGCGCAGATGTCGCCCGGCGCCATGATCGCAAGCTCGGTCATCCTCGCACGCGCCCTCGCGCCGATCGATCAGGTCATCGGCAACTGGCGCAGCACATCGGCTGCCTGGCAGGCCCTCCGCCGCCTGAGGACGCTCACCGCCAAGCTTCCCAAGGCCGCGCAGCAGCAGCACGGCATGCCGCGTCCGCGCCACGCGCTCTCGGTGCGCGACATCGCCATCGTTCCGCCCGGCGCAGCCGTCGCGACCGTCTCCGGCGTGTCGTTCGAGATCGAGGCGGGCGATGCCCTCGGGATCATCGGGCCGAGCGGCTGCGGCAAGTCCACCCTCGTGCGGGCTTTGGTCGGCGCATGGCCGACCGCCCGGGGCGAGGTGCGCTTCGACAATGCCCTGATCAGCCAGTATTCGCCGGACGCCCTCGCGGACGCCATCGGGCATCTTCCCCAGAGCATCGAGCTGTTCGATGGAACGATCGCCGAGAACATCGCGCGCTTCCGCAAGGATGCGACCTCCGAACAGGTAATCGAGGCCGCCCGGATGGCGGGTGTGCACGACATGATCCTTGCCTTCCCCATGGGCTACGACACGCCGGTCGGAGAAGGCGGCGCCACCCTGTCCGGCGGCCAGCGCCAGCGCATCGGCCTCGCCCGCGCCCTGTTCGGAAACCCGTTCCTGGTGGTGCTCGACGAGCCCAACTCGAACCTCGATCCGCTCGGCGAGCAATCGCTGAACGATGCCATTCAGCATATGCGTCAGGCGGGAAAGATCGTGGTCATCGTGGCGCATCGCCCAAGCGCCATCTTCGCTGCCAACAAGATCCTGTCGGTGCGCGGCGGCCGCGCCGAGATGTTCGGCCCGAAGGAGCAGGTGCTCGCCGCCCTGTTCCCGCGCATCGGCCAGCCGCACAAGCCCTCTCCGGCCCCCGGCGTACAATCCGGCGCAGCCCAGGCCGCGCCGGCGCCGATCCCGCAGACGGAACCCGATGCGCCTGCCGCCGCGACGGTCACCAACCTGGACGCCACCCGCGCGCAGCGAGCCAATGGCCATGTGAGCTAG
- a CDS encoding patatin-like phospholipase family protein — protein MDRADHGSSRRNRSARRQGVKRVNLALQGGGAHGAFAWGVLDRLLEEDGIAFEGISATSAGAMNAVVCAHGLATGGRAGARRSLREFWQQISRIACLSPVQPSFFDRLTGNHRLETSPAFLAFHMLTQVASPYELNPLNYNPLRDLLERSVDFELLRGSPQVKLFLSATNVRSGKIRVFENHEMSADVVLASACLPFIFQAVEIDGEHYWDGGYMGNPALFPLIYRCEQPDIVVVHINPISRPDVPKTAADILNRINEISFNSSLMREVRAVEFLNRLVEEGRAPTPDIRQVRLHAIEADDVMQHLGAASKLNADWAFLSDLHAIGRRRADAWLLDDFPKVGLQSSIDIQGRYL, from the coding sequence ATGGACAGGGCTGACCACGGCTCTTCGCGCCGAAACCGCTCCGCGCGGCGACAAGGCGTGAAGCGGGTCAATCTGGCGCTCCAAGGGGGCGGCGCGCACGGAGCCTTCGCCTGGGGCGTGCTCGACCGCCTGCTGGAAGAGGATGGCATCGCCTTCGAGGGGATCAGCGCCACGAGCGCGGGAGCGATGAACGCCGTCGTGTGCGCCCACGGGCTCGCCACGGGCGGACGCGCGGGCGCCCGTCGGTCCTTGAGGGAATTCTGGCAGCAGATCTCACGCATCGCGTGCCTCAGCCCGGTCCAGCCCTCCTTCTTCGATCGTCTCACCGGGAACCATCGCCTGGAGACCTCCCCGGCTTTCCTCGCCTTTCACATGCTGACGCAGGTGGCCTCGCCCTACGAGCTCAACCCGCTCAACTACAACCCGCTTCGCGACCTGCTCGAACGGTCGGTCGATTTCGAGCTGCTGCGCGGCTCTCCCCAGGTCAAACTGTTTCTCTCCGCGACCAATGTCCGCTCCGGAAAGATCAGGGTCTTCGAGAACCACGAGATGAGCGCCGATGTCGTCCTCGCGTCGGCCTGCCTGCCGTTCATCTTCCAAGCGGTCGAAATCGACGGCGAGCATTATTGGGACGGCGGCTACATGGGAAACCCTGCCCTCTTCCCGCTCATCTATCGCTGCGAGCAGCCCGATATCGTGGTGGTCCACATCAACCCGATCAGCCGTCCCGACGTGCCGAAGACGGCCGCCGACATTCTCAACCGCATCAACGAGATCAGCTTCAACTCGTCCCTGATGAGGGAAGTGCGCGCGGTGGAATTCCTGAACAGGCTCGTCGAGGAAGGGCGCGCTCCCACGCCCGATATCAGGCAGGTCCGCCTGCATGCCATCGAAGCCGACGACGTCATGCAGCACCTCGGTGCCGCCTCGAAGCTGAATGCCGACTGGGCGTTCCTGAGCGACCTCCATGCCATCGGCCGCAGGCGGGCGGACGCGTGGTTGCTCGATGACTTCCCCAAGGTCGGCCTCCAATCCTCCATCGACATCCAGGGCAGGTATCTTTAG
- a CDS encoding Crp/Fnr family transcriptional regulator, with the protein MAETRSSIAATGADKSANLEALDIFKAIDPPTVEQIARKAQTRILEKGELLFNVGDVSDALYVIADGRIRIWAVSAAGAEVTLNVLTNGAVFGEIGMLDGGVRTAGASAMLRTRLTSIARRTFYEALDRDPRLVRNVIGLLCMRLRWTSARMEDATLRQAPQRLARILGHLARDHGKATPKGVEVALKLTQSEMAQWTAMSREGLNKLLNRWAEERLLTQDRGGLIVHDLERIDDIAEFGE; encoded by the coding sequence ATGGCGGAGACACGATCGTCGATCGCCGCGACCGGCGCGGACAAGTCAGCGAATCTCGAAGCGCTCGACATCTTCAAGGCGATCGACCCGCCGACCGTCGAGCAGATTGCCCGCAAGGCCCAGACGCGGATTCTGGAAAAGGGCGAGCTGTTGTTCAATGTCGGGGATGTGTCCGATGCGCTCTACGTGATCGCCGACGGTCGCATCCGGATCTGGGCCGTCTCGGCCGCAGGCGCCGAGGTGACGTTGAATGTGCTCACGAACGGGGCCGTTTTCGGCGAGATCGGCATGCTCGACGGGGGCGTGAGGACCGCCGGTGCGTCCGCCATGCTCCGGACACGCCTGACGAGCATCGCCCGGCGGACCTTCTATGAGGCGCTGGACCGAGACCCGCGGCTGGTGCGCAACGTGATCGGTCTGCTGTGCATGCGCCTCAGGTGGACCAGCGCCCGGATGGAAGATGCGACCCTGCGCCAGGCGCCCCAGCGCCTCGCGCGGATTCTCGGCCACCTTGCGCGGGATCATGGCAAGGCCACGCCGAAGGGGGTCGAGGTCGCTCTCAAGTTGACCCAAAGCGAAATGGCCCAGTGGACGGCGATGTCGCGCGAGGGGCTGAACAAGCTTCTCAACCGATGGGCCGAGGAGCGCCTCCTGACCCAGGACAGGGGCGGGTTGATCGTTCACGATCTCGAACGGATCGACGATATCGCCGAGTTCGGCGAGTAG